The following are encoded in a window of Flavobacterium sp. WC2421 genomic DNA:
- a CDS encoding DUF1801 domain-containing protein, which translates to MGNPQGIQFGSIDEFLDQLPEEEIEIVLFLRKIILECMPDLKEKLAYNVPFYYRHSRICYIWPASVPWGKVTTGVAIGFCKGDNFLDETFATAKFASKLIFTSTKEIDVESLKQQIYEAVLIDDKIVKARRRRIQ; encoded by the coding sequence ATGGGAAACCCACAAGGAATACAGTTTGGTTCTATTGATGAATTTCTAGATCAGCTACCAGAAGAGGAAATAGAAATTGTCCTTTTTCTACGTAAAATTATTTTAGAATGTATGCCAGATTTAAAAGAGAAATTGGCTTACAATGTCCCTTTTTATTATCGTCATTCTAGAATTTGTTATATATGGCCCGCTTCCGTTCCATGGGGAAAAGTAACTACTGGTGTTGCAATAGGTTTTTGTAAAGGTGATAATTTCTTAGATGAGACTTTTGCTACAGCAAAATTTGCTTCAAAATTGATTTTTACTTCTACTAAAGAAATTGATGTTGAATCATTGAAACAACAAATCTATGAGGCCGTTTTAATTGATGATAAAATCGTTAAAGCAAGAAGGAGGAGAATTCAGTAA
- the rluF gene encoding 23S rRNA pseudouridine(2604) synthase RluF encodes MEENLKRLNKFIGETGYCSRREADKIIEEGRVTINGVVPELGTKVSPDDEVRIDGKLIRERNEKPVYLAFYKPVGIECTTNLDVRNNIVDYINYPKRIFPIGRLDKASEGLIFMTNDGDIVNKILRARNNHEKEYTVTVNKPITDRFIERMGNGVPILDTVTRKCKVEQISKYIFKIILTQGLNRQIRRMTEYLGYDVTALKRIRIINISLDVQVGRYRDLTDAEIKELNELIEPSSKTEEASLPKAEPAKRRTEFIKRDDPRFKKRGDY; translated from the coding sequence ATGGAAGAAAATCTAAAACGCCTCAACAAATTCATCGGAGAAACCGGTTATTGCTCCCGTCGTGAGGCAGACAAAATAATTGAAGAAGGTCGTGTAACCATCAATGGAGTTGTCCCTGAGCTAGGAACAAAAGTTTCCCCCGATGACGAAGTGCGTATAGACGGCAAACTCATCCGTGAAAGAAATGAAAAACCGGTTTATCTTGCTTTCTATAAACCTGTAGGAATTGAATGTACTACAAACCTAGACGTTCGCAATAATATTGTGGATTACATCAATTATCCTAAACGTATTTTCCCTATTGGCCGACTAGATAAAGCCAGTGAAGGATTGATTTTCATGACTAATGATGGTGATATTGTAAACAAAATACTTCGCGCTAGAAACAATCACGAAAAAGAATATACGGTAACCGTAAACAAACCTATCACCGATCGATTTATTGAAAGAATGGGAAATGGAGTACCCATTTTAGACACAGTTACCCGAAAATGTAAAGTAGAGCAAATCAGTAAATACATTTTTAAAATTATACTTACCCAAGGATTAAATCGTCAAATCCGTAGAATGACCGAATATTTAGGGTATGATGTAACAGCATTAAAACGCATCCGAATTATTAATATTTCCCTAGATGTACAAGTAGGAAGATACCGCGATTTAACCGATGCCGAAATAAAAGAATTAAATGAGCTTATTGAGCCTTCTAGTAAAACAGAAGAAGCAAGTTTACCAAAAGCAGAACCTGCTAAAAGACGAACAGAATTTATCAAAAGAGACGATCCTAGATTTAAGAAAAGAGGGGATTATTAG
- a CDS encoding alpha/beta fold hydrolase, with product MKKTLYFLFTKSIGLYINFLSFVSPDKATQLAYSLFSEPREGRLTKSKLPKILRETESRTFKHNDEYFQTYTWKGNDTIILLVHGWESNASRWKKMLPYLKESGSTIIAIDGPAHGLSSGKEFNIPQYATFIDIVVQEFKPQYLIGHSLGGKTCLYYQSKYQNDSIEKMVILGAPSDFKIILNNYIKMLSLNSTISKGLETHYLDHFKLQLEHFSGKIFASKIKTKGLIAHDTEDTVVLFEEGKKIASTWKDSIFIETNGLGHSLHGDELYKKVSEFLFESK from the coding sequence ATGAAAAAAACACTCTACTTCCTTTTTACAAAGTCTATCGGATTATACATTAATTTTTTAAGTTTTGTATCTCCTGATAAAGCCACACAATTAGCCTACTCTCTTTTTAGTGAACCCAGAGAAGGCAGGTTAACCAAATCAAAACTTCCCAAAATCCTTCGCGAAACCGAAAGCAGAACGTTTAAACATAACGATGAATATTTCCAAACTTATACTTGGAAGGGAAATGACACTATTATATTACTAGTACATGGATGGGAAAGTAATGCTTCACGCTGGAAAAAAATGCTCCCTTATTTAAAAGAATCAGGAAGTACTATAATTGCAATAGATGGTCCAGCCCACGGATTGTCTAGCGGAAAAGAATTCAACATCCCTCAATACGCCACATTTATAGATATTGTAGTCCAAGAATTCAAACCACAGTATCTTATTGGGCATTCTCTAGGTGGAAAAACTTGTTTGTATTATCAGTCTAAATATCAAAATGACAGTATTGAAAAAATGGTGATTTTAGGAGCGCCTAGCGATTTTAAAATTATTCTCAATAACTATATCAAGATGCTTAGCTTGAACTCTACCATTTCTAAAGGTCTAGAAACACATTATTTAGACCATTTCAAACTTCAGCTAGAACATTTCTCTGGAAAAATATTTGCATCTAAAATAAAGACCAAAGGACTCATTGCTCACGATACTGAGGATACGGTTGTTTTATTTGAAGAAGGAAAAAAAATTGCCAGTACTTGGAAAGATTCCATTTTTATTGAAACAAATGGTTTGGGGCATAGCTTACATGGTGATGAATTATACAAAAAAGTTTCGGAATTTTTATTCGAATCTAAATAG
- a CDS encoding zinc ribbon domain-containing protein encodes MANTKELSVEDKLRAIYDLQLIDSRIDEIRNVRGELPLEVEDLEDEVAGLSTRSEKLKSELEVIEDLIKSKKNAIDEHKESIKKYTKQQETVRNNREFNSLTKEVEFQELEIQLAEKHIKEMKASIEHKKEVISQSKERLEVKSNHLKHKKSELDAIMAETAKEEAFLTEKSGEYQNLIEERLLAAYTRIRTSVRNGLAVVSIERGASAGSFFTIPPQTQVEIASRKKIITDEHSGRILVDSLLADEEKEKMEKLFSKF; translated from the coding sequence ATGGCGAATACGAAAGAATTAAGTGTTGAGGACAAGTTAAGAGCAATTTACGATTTACAATTGATTGACTCTAGAATTGACGAAATTAGAAATGTAAGAGGTGAACTTCCTCTTGAAGTGGAAGATCTAGAAGATGAAGTTGCTGGTTTAAGCACCCGTTCTGAAAAATTGAAAAGCGAACTTGAAGTAATCGAGGACCTTATCAAATCAAAAAAGAATGCAATTGACGAGCACAAAGAGAGCATTAAAAAGTACACAAAACAACAAGAAACTGTTCGTAACAACAGAGAATTTAACTCTTTAACAAAAGAAGTTGAGTTTCAAGAACTTGAAATTCAATTAGCTGAAAAGCATATTAAAGAAATGAAAGCTTCGATCGAACATAAGAAAGAAGTAATCTCTCAGTCAAAAGAAAGATTAGAAGTAAAATCTAATCATTTGAAACATAAAAAATCTGAGTTAGATGCTATCATGGCAGAAACTGCTAAGGAAGAAGCATTTTTAACAGAGAAATCTGGTGAATACCAAAACCTTATCGAAGAAAGATTATTAGCAGCTTACACTAGAATTAGAACTAGCGTTCGTAATGGTTTAGCAGTTGTATCTATCGAAAGAGGAGCTTCGGCAGGTTCATTCTTTACTATCCCACCACAAACTCAAGTGGAGATAGCTTCAAGAAAAAAAATCATCACTGATGAGCATTCAGGAAGAATATTAGTCGACAGTTTATTAGCCGACGAAGAAAAAGAGAAAATGGAAAAGTTATTTTCTAAATTTTAA
- a CDS encoding Nif3-like dinuclear metal center hexameric protein translates to MKIKEILLVLEEMAPLAYAEDFDNVGLLVGNQETEATGILVCHDALENVIEEAIAEKCNLVVCFHPILFSGLKKITGKNYVERTVIKAIKNDIAIYAVHTALDNHPDGVNKIFCDALGLKNSKILIPKQNFIRKLVTYTIPENAEKVRNALFDAGAGQIGNYEDCSFNSKGIGTYMGNEHSNPQLGERFEFVEGEEIKIEVTFEKYLESKILKALFKSHAYEEVAYEVYELQNKHQNIGLGMIAEFEVPMDEKDFLNLVKEKMLSDGIRHSTFTGKPIKKVAVLGGSGSYAIKNAISAGADAFLTADLKYHQFYEAENRLLLADIGHFESERYTKNYIVDFLRKKILNFAIILSEENTNPVKYL, encoded by the coding sequence ATGAAAATAAAAGAAATCCTTTTAGTACTGGAAGAAATGGCTCCACTCGCCTATGCTGAAGATTTTGACAATGTGGGTTTGTTAGTTGGTAATCAAGAAACCGAAGCTACTGGAATTCTAGTTTGTCATGACGCATTAGAAAATGTAATTGAGGAAGCCATTGCTGAAAAATGCAATTTGGTTGTTTGTTTTCATCCCATACTTTTCTCCGGTTTAAAAAAAATCACTGGAAAAAATTACGTAGAACGAACTGTGATCAAAGCGATAAAAAATGATATTGCCATTTATGCTGTGCATACTGCTTTAGACAACCATCCCGATGGCGTAAATAAAATATTTTGTGATGCCCTTGGGTTGAAAAATTCCAAAATCTTAATTCCAAAACAAAATTTCATTCGTAAACTAGTCACCTACACTATTCCAGAAAATGCCGAAAAAGTGAGAAATGCACTTTTTGATGCTGGTGCAGGACAAATAGGGAATTATGAAGATTGCAGTTTCAACTCTAAGGGGATTGGTACTTATATGGGCAATGAACATAGCAATCCACAATTAGGAGAACGCTTTGAATTTGTAGAAGGAGAGGAAATCAAAATTGAAGTTACTTTTGAAAAATATTTAGAATCAAAAATCTTAAAAGCCCTTTTTAAAAGTCATGCATATGAAGAAGTGGCTTATGAAGTGTATGAACTTCAAAATAAACATCAAAACATCGGATTAGGAATGATTGCCGAATTTGAAGTTCCCATGGATGAAAAAGATTTTTTAAATTTAGTAAAAGAAAAAATGCTATCCGATGGAATTCGACATTCTACATTTACAGGAAAGCCAATAAAAAAAGTGGCTGTACTGGGAGGATCTGGCAGTTATGCCATAAAAAATGCAATTTCAGCTGGAGCTGATGCATTTTTGACGGCCGATTTGAAGTATCATCAGTTTTATGAAGCCGAAAATCGACTACTTTTGGCAGATATTGGACATTTTGAGAGCGAACGCTATACAAAAAATTATATTGTTGATTTTCTTCGGAAAAAAATCCTTAATTTTGCAATCATTTTATCTGAAGAAAATACAAATCCAGTTAAGTACTTATAA
- the lpxK gene encoding tetraacyldisaccharide 4'-kinase, translating to MNLLRKILFPFAIIYGLITSIRNFLYDKGVLKSYSFDLPTIVVGNLSVGGTGKTPQIEYLIRLLSDSYKVATLSRGYKRKSEGFILADASSNAEILGDEPFQYYQKFKNIFVAVDANRKNGIEQLLLQKQKPEVILLDDAYQHRKVKAGFYILLTTYGELYSDDFMLPTGNLRESRSGAKRANIVIVTKCSVDLSLDEKQSIRTNLKLEPNQELYFTGVEYDTFVYSKNKKIVVSEIKGIDTVLLAGIAKPKPFFNYLKEENTVCLTFPDHHHFAPKDILEIKNLSLNKIIITTEKDYVRLKESIPEDKLFYLPIKSKFLGESEAFKKTILNYVGTSSRNS from the coding sequence ATGAATTTACTGAGAAAAATACTCTTTCCTTTTGCCATTATATATGGTTTGATCACGAGTATTCGGAATTTTCTGTATGATAAAGGAGTTTTGAAATCCTACTCTTTTGATTTGCCCACTATTGTTGTAGGGAATCTAAGTGTTGGGGGAACCGGGAAAACACCACAGATAGAATATTTAATTCGGTTGCTTTCAGACTCTTATAAAGTAGCTACATTGAGTAGAGGCTATAAAAGAAAATCAGAAGGCTTTATTTTGGCCGACGCTTCTTCTAATGCGGAGATTTTAGGCGACGAACCTTTTCAATATTATCAAAAATTTAAAAATATTTTTGTTGCTGTTGATGCCAATCGTAAAAACGGAATAGAGCAATTACTTTTGCAAAAGCAAAAACCAGAAGTGATTTTATTAGATGATGCGTACCAACATCGTAAAGTAAAAGCAGGTTTTTATATTTTGCTAACCACTTATGGAGAATTATATTCGGATGATTTTATGCTTCCTACAGGAAATTTAAGAGAGAGTAGGAGTGGAGCTAAAAGGGCTAATATTGTTATTGTAACTAAGTGTTCAGTAGATCTTTCGCTTGACGAAAAACAAAGCATAAGAACTAATTTAAAACTGGAACCCAATCAAGAACTGTATTTTACAGGAGTTGAATATGATACTTTTGTGTATTCTAAAAATAAAAAAATAGTAGTAAGCGAAATTAAAGGTATTGACACTGTGCTATTGGCAGGAATTGCTAAGCCAAAACCATTTTTTAATTATTTGAAAGAGGAAAATACAGTATGTTTAACTTTTCCAGATCATCATCATTTTGCACCAAAAGATATTTTAGAAATTAAAAACTTATCTTTAAATAAAATCATTATTACTACCGAAAAGGATTATGTTAGATTAAAAGAAAGTATTCCTGAAGATAAGCTTTTCTATTTACCAATTAAAAGTAAGTTTCTAGGGGAAAGTGAAGCGTTTAAAAAAACAATACTAAATTATGTGGGAACAAGTTCAAGAAACAGTTAG
- the gap gene encoding type I glyceraldehyde-3-phosphate dehydrogenase, with protein MKTRIAINGFGRIGRNLFRLLLNHPSIEVVAINDIADTKTMAHLLKYDSIHGVLPNIVSADEKGITVDTKHFLFFHEKNISNLDWKNIGIDYVIESTGKYKTHEELNRHIIAGAKKVILSAPSEVDTIKTVVLGVNENILDGTETIISNASCTTNNAAPMIKIINELCGIEQAYITTIHSYTTDQSLHDQPHKDLRRARGASQSIVPTTTGAAKALTKIFPLLEGKIGGCGIRVPVPDGSLTDITFNVKRAVTISEINEAFKLAAQGDFKGIMDYTEDPIVSVDIIGNKNSCLFDAQLTSVIDKMVKVVGWYDNEIGYSSRIIDLILYTKN; from the coding sequence TTGAAAACAAGAATTGCCATCAATGGTTTTGGAAGAATTGGGCGAAATTTATTTCGCTTGCTTTTAAACCACCCCTCTATTGAAGTTGTAGCAATAAATGATATTGCAGATACAAAAACAATGGCGCATTTATTAAAATATGATAGTATTCACGGAGTTTTGCCTAACATTGTAAGTGCTGATGAAAAAGGAATTACAGTTGACACTAAGCATTTTTTATTTTTTCATGAGAAAAACATTTCAAATTTAGATTGGAAAAATATAGGCATTGATTATGTTATAGAATCTACGGGTAAATATAAAACGCACGAAGAGCTGAACAGACATATTATTGCTGGTGCAAAAAAGGTGATTCTATCCGCTCCGTCAGAAGTAGATACTATCAAAACAGTAGTTCTAGGAGTAAATGAAAATATTCTTGATGGAACTGAAACCATTATTTCGAATGCAAGTTGCACAACAAATAATGCAGCACCAATGATTAAAATAATAAATGAACTTTGTGGTATTGAACAAGCTTACATCACCACAATTCATTCCTATACAACAGACCAGAGTTTGCACGATCAGCCCCATAAAGATCTACGCAGAGCTCGTGGCGCAAGTCAATCCATTGTACCTACAACAACTGGAGCGGCAAAGGCATTAACGAAAATTTTTCCTTTATTAGAAGGTAAAATTGGAGGGTGTGGTATTCGTGTCCCTGTACCGGATGGCTCATTGACCGACATCACATTTAATGTAAAACGTGCCGTAACAATAAGCGAAATCAATGAAGCTTTTAAATTGGCCGCTCAAGGTGACTTTAAAGGGATCATGGATTATACTGAAGACCCAATTGTTTCAGTTGATATAATTGGAAATAAAAACTCATGCCTTTTTGATGCGCAGTTAACCTCTGTAATTGATAAAATGGTAAAAGTAGTAGGTTGGTATGATAATGAAATTGGATATTCATCTCGAATAATTGATTTAATATTATACACTAAAAACTAA
- a CDS encoding ATP-binding protein translates to MKYFLVYLVFFNSFLYSQTNESKDSIEFYTNLAHENIKNNKYKNALFYTQKAINFSETSGSIIDQANQTFKLGEIYYTLKKYNDAIEIFSESIALFETTKPTLSYANTYYYLGLSHIGKSNYSAAEICFNKAQSIYNALKINGYDDLINLQKGIIFKNKGNKKMASSIFNTIIAKPDNPAFLNTKAEASYQIGLIEEENNRNNLALTYYNKALELNSKQDNLEQKSNILLALSSVYEKMLDKSDAYAYLKQHLNLKESIAILNNEKLGIDDYENFKETQRLKKIEKINKQNLEKAKTNKFSKLINILSISLISILSLLSLSLYKNNIIRNKSNLLLKEKNNELLIEKEKTEKASKARSEFLSTVSHELRTPLNAINGITHLLLEENPKKSQLHYLSSLKFSGNYLATFINEILEINKIDSNKVEIEYINFNIKNLLEDIKNSLKGLAKSNNIDFTLEIDSNIPDNLIGDPTKLSQIFMNLINNALKFTKDGKVNVNAKMTALKNKNAALLFEITDTGIGIPKDKQKTVFESFSQGSVEINRKYGGTGLGLTIVKKLIKILGGQIKLESELGKGSKFSFDLSFKVDDQQLPVVEKQKMYEDIIFKDKNILLVEDNKINQMITQKMLEYKGVICKIIDNGEDAIESVKNNQYDLVLMDVHLPGINGTIATQKIREFNKRLPIIALTAISLDENREMLLSYGMNDVITKPFVPEEFYASIANNLSKSSIS, encoded by the coding sequence ATGAAATACTTTTTGGTTTATCTCGTTTTTTTTAATTCATTTCTATACTCTCAAACTAATGAGAGTAAGGATAGTATTGAGTTTTACACAAACTTAGCGCATGAAAATATAAAAAACAACAAATATAAAAACGCCCTTTTTTATACTCAAAAAGCAATAAATTTCAGCGAAACGAGTGGTAGCATAATCGACCAAGCAAATCAAACATTTAAATTAGGGGAGATTTACTATACTTTAAAAAAGTACAATGATGCGATCGAGATTTTTTCAGAAAGCATCGCTTTATTTGAAACTACAAAACCAACCCTGAGTTACGCAAATACTTATTATTATCTTGGACTTTCTCATATTGGAAAATCAAATTATAGCGCAGCCGAAATTTGTTTTAATAAAGCCCAATCTATTTATAACGCATTAAAAATTAACGGCTATGACGACCTTATAAACCTTCAAAAAGGAATTATTTTTAAAAATAAAGGCAATAAAAAAATGGCCTCTTCAATTTTTAATACCATAATTGCAAAACCAGACAACCCTGCATTTTTAAATACAAAAGCCGAAGCCTCTTATCAAATAGGACTCATTGAAGAGGAAAATAATCGCAACAATTTAGCCTTAACTTACTACAATAAGGCATTAGAATTAAATTCAAAACAAGATAATCTTGAACAAAAATCGAATATACTTCTAGCTTTAAGTTCTGTCTACGAAAAAATGTTGGACAAGAGTGATGCCTATGCCTATTTAAAACAGCATTTAAATTTAAAAGAAAGTATTGCAATTTTAAATAATGAAAAACTTGGAATAGACGATTACGAAAATTTCAAAGAAACGCAGCGACTAAAGAAAATTGAAAAAATAAACAAACAAAATTTAGAGAAAGCTAAAACCAATAAATTCTCTAAACTGATAAATATTTTATCCATTTCATTAATCTCAATTTTATCCCTGTTGAGCCTGTCTCTTTATAAGAACAATATTATCCGTAATAAATCCAATTTATTACTAAAGGAAAAAAATAATGAGTTATTAATAGAAAAAGAGAAAACAGAAAAAGCATCTAAAGCAAGATCTGAATTTTTATCTACTGTGAGTCATGAACTGCGTACTCCTTTGAATGCCATAAATGGAATTACCCATTTACTATTAGAAGAGAACCCAAAAAAATCGCAATTGCATTATTTATCTTCTTTAAAATTTTCAGGGAATTACCTAGCCACCTTCATTAATGAAATATTAGAGATTAATAAAATTGATTCGAACAAAGTTGAAATTGAATATATCAACTTCAATATTAAAAATTTACTAGAAGACATAAAAAACTCTTTGAAAGGATTAGCTAAAAGCAACAATATTGACTTTACCTTAGAAATTGATTCAAACATTCCCGATAATTTGATTGGAGATCCAACAAAATTATCACAGATATTTATGAATTTAATCAATAACGCACTTAAATTCACAAAAGATGGAAAGGTAAATGTAAATGCAAAAATGACAGCATTGAAAAACAAAAATGCTGCTTTATTATTTGAAATAACTGACACGGGCATAGGAATACCAAAAGACAAGCAAAAAACAGTATTTGAAAGCTTCTCTCAAGGGTCTGTAGAGATAAATCGTAAATATGGTGGTACTGGTTTAGGGTTAACCATTGTAAAAAAATTAATAAAAATTTTAGGTGGCCAAATAAAGCTAGAAAGTGAACTTGGTAAAGGTTCTAAATTTTCATTTGACTTAAGCTTTAAAGTAGATGACCAACAATTACCAGTTGTTGAAAAGCAAAAAATGTACGAAGACATTATTTTTAAAGATAAAAACATATTATTAGTTGAAGATAATAAAATCAACCAAATGATCACTCAAAAAATGTTAGAATACAAAGGCGTTATTTGTAAAATTATTGACAATGGAGAGGATGCAATTGAATCCGTAAAAAACAATCAATATGATTTAGTTTTAATGGATGTCCATTTGCCTGGGATAAATGGAACTATTGCAACCCAAAAAATCAGAGAATTCAACAAAAGACTTCCTATAATAGCTTTAACTGCAATTTCACTAGATGAAAACAGAGAAATGCTTTTATCTTATGGAATGAATGATGTAATCACAAAACCTTTTGTACCTGAAGAGTTCTATGCTTCAATAGCAAACAACCTTTCAAAGTCTAGTATTTCATAA
- a CDS encoding purine-nucleoside phosphorylase, whose amino-acid sequence MWEQVQETVSYINNINHFNPEYGVILGSGLGSFTDDIVVEFTLPYNEIPNFPVSTVQGHKGALVFGTIGDKKVVAMQGRFHFYEGYSMKEVTFPIRVLKFLGIKKLIVSNASGGVNPNYRIGEIVIIKDHINFTPEHPLRGANDERFGPRFVNMSEPYSRKMVAKAKELALNLNIEVKDGIYLGLQGPSFETLAEYRMVKILGADCVGMSTVPEVIVARHMDLETFGISVITDIGDEDNIDSISHDEVLEAAQNAEPNVRKLIRELIMKY is encoded by the coding sequence ATGTGGGAACAAGTTCAAGAAACAGTTAGTTATATAAATAATATTAATCATTTCAATCCAGAGTATGGAGTGATTTTGGGTTCAGGATTAGGGAGTTTTACAGACGATATTGTGGTTGAATTTACGCTACCTTATAATGAGATTCCAAATTTCCCTGTGTCCACAGTTCAAGGTCATAAAGGAGCATTGGTTTTTGGAACTATTGGAGACAAAAAAGTGGTCGCTATGCAAGGGCGTTTTCATTTTTATGAAGGCTACTCTATGAAAGAAGTCACTTTTCCAATTCGTGTTTTGAAGTTTTTGGGAATAAAAAAATTGATTGTTTCCAATGCTTCTGGTGGAGTAAATCCTAATTATAGAATTGGAGAAATTGTAATTATAAAAGACCATATAAATTTCACACCCGAACATCCTTTGCGCGGAGCAAATGACGAACGTTTTGGACCTCGATTTGTGAACATGAGTGAACCTTATTCTAGGAAAATGGTTGCTAAAGCCAAAGAGTTGGCTTTAAATTTAAATATTGAAGTGAAAGACGGAATTTATTTAGGACTACAAGGTCCTAGTTTTGAGACTTTGGCTGAATATAGAATGGTGAAAATTTTAGGTGCTGATTGTGTCGGAATGTCTACTGTTCCTGAAGTTATTGTAGCGCGTCACATGGATTTAGAAACCTTTGGGATATCAGTAATAACTGACATTGGTGATGAAGATAACATCGATAGTATATCACATGATGAAGTTTTAGAAGCGGCGCAAAATGCAGAACCTAATGTAAGAAAGTTAATTAGAGAATTGATTATGAAATACTAG
- a CDS encoding bifunctional 5,10-methylenetetrahydrofolate dehydrogenase/5,10-methenyltetrahydrofolate cyclohydrolase produces MQLLDGKKTAEDIKSEIAAEVQKIKNNGGKVPHLAAVIVGNDGASLTYVGSKVRSCQQIGFDSTLVSLPETTTEAELLEKIKELNADDDLDGYIVQLPLPKHIDEQKILMAIDPNKDVDGFHPANFGKMALEMETFLPATPFGIMQLLERYKVETSGKHTVVIGRSHIVGRPMSILMSRKGYPGDSTVTLTHSRTKNIEEFTKNADIIITALGVPNYLKADMVKEGVVVIDVGITRVADASHPKGYVITGDVDFDEVSKKSSFITPVPGGVGPMTIAMLLKNTLLAREMKIARNS; encoded by the coding sequence ATGCAACTACTAGACGGAAAGAAAACAGCAGAAGATATTAAAAGCGAAATCGCTGCCGAAGTACAAAAGATAAAAAACAATGGAGGCAAAGTACCGCATCTAGCAGCAGTTATAGTTGGTAATGATGGGGCTAGTTTAACTTATGTTGGTAGTAAAGTGCGTTCATGTCAGCAAATTGGTTTTGACTCTACTTTAGTAAGTTTGCCAGAAACTACTACAGAGGCTGAATTGTTAGAAAAAATAAAAGAATTGAATGCCGATGACGATTTAGACGGATACATCGTTCAATTGCCTTTGCCTAAACATATTGATGAGCAAAAGATTTTGATGGCAATAGATCCTAATAAAGATGTGGATGGTTTTCATCCTGCTAATTTTGGAAAAATGGCTTTGGAAATGGAAACGTTTTTACCGGCTACTCCATTCGGAATCATGCAATTATTAGAGCGTTATAAAGTAGAAACATCGGGGAAACATACTGTAGTTATTGGGCGTAGCCATATTGTGGGACGACCAATGAGTATTTTGATGAGTCGTAAAGGATATCCTGGTGATTCAACAGTAACATTGACTCACAGTAGAACTAAAAATATTGAAGAATTTACAAAAAACGCTGATATTATCATTACGGCATTAGGAGTTCCTAATTACTTAAAAGCGGATATGGTAAAAGAAGGTGTTGTAGTTATTGATGTTGGAATTACTAGAGTTGCAGATGCTTCACACCCTAAAGGATATGTAATCACGGGTGATGTCGATTTTGATGAGGTAAGTAAAAAATCTTCTTTCATCACTCCGGTTCCGGGAGGAGTAGGACCAATGACTATTGCCATGTTATTGAAAAATACGCTATTGGCAAGGGAAATGAAAATAGCTAGAAACAGTTAA